The genomic stretch GGCGCCGGCAACGTGCTGGTCGGCAGCACGCTCGCCTTCATCGTGATGGGCCGGCGCGTGCGGCGCATGAGCGAGAACCTCGAGGTGCACACGCTGCCCGGCTTCTTCTCGCGCCGCTACGACTCGCCCGCTGCGCGCATCTTCAGCGCCGCGATCACGGGCCTCTTCCTGATCATCTACAACGTCAGCGTGCTCAAGGGCATGGCCAACGCCTTCGAGGTGCTGATGGACATGCCCTACATGGGCGGCGTCCTGCTCAGCGGCATCGTGATCCTCTTCTACACGGCCGTGGGCGGGTACCTGGCCGTCGTTTGGACGAGCTTCGTGCAGGCGATCATCATGATCATCGCGCTCGTTCTGCTGACGGTCTTCGCCCTCCACCGCGTGGGCGGCATGACCGAGCTCGTCGACCGCCTCAGCCTGCTCGGCGCGGGCTACGTGGAGAGCCCCGGCCAGTGGGGCTGGGCGGGCCTCGTCAGCTTCGGCCTCATCGTGAGCCTCGGCGCCTGGGGCCTGCCGCAGCTGCTCATCCGCTTCTACTCGATCAAGAGCGAGCGCGCGCTGCGCGTGGCCACGGTGGTCGTCACCCTGGGCGCGGCGATGGCCGTGCTGCCTTACCTCTGCGGCGCCATCGCCCGCGTGCTGGTGCCGGACATCGCGAACCCGGACCAGGCCATCCCCTCGCTCACGCGCCTGGTCCTGAACGACTGGGGCGGCGCGCTTTTCCTCGCGGGCGTCGTCGCCGCGGGCATGAGCACCTTCGCGGGCGTGCTGCTGATCATCGCCAGCAGCCTCGTGCGCGATGTCTGGATCGAAGGCCTGGGCCGCGCGCTCGACAATGCCGCCGAGCTGAAGGCCAGCCGGATCACCAGCCTGGCCGTC from bacterium encodes the following:
- a CDS encoding sodium/proline symporter; this encodes MEERDAALPPALVQLRRPARARGRRPPRRRLGARRPRAGGPPVIVYILVLVAYLALLAGIGLYFRGRSKSAADFAIGGRSVGPWVTALSFVAAYYSSVVIIGGGAFGWRFGLSTLWIGAGNVLVGSTLAFIVMGRRVRRMSENLEVHTLPGFFSRRYDSPAARIFSAAITGLFLIIYNVSVLKGMANAFEVLMDMPYMGGVLLSGIVILFYTAVGGYLAVVWTSFVQAIIMIIALVLLTVFALHRVGGMTELVDRLSLLGAGYVESPGQWGWAGLVSFGLIVSLGAWGLPQLLIRFYSIKSERALRVATVVVTLGAAMAVLPYLCGAIARVLVPDIANPDQAIPSLTRLVLNDWGGALFLAGVVAAGMSTFAGVLLIIASSLVRDVWIEGLGRALDNAAELKASRITSLAVGLVSVLIALKPPGLVLVLTAFAWAVIASTNLWPLLFGICWRRTSPRATLASMVLGAATALGWELLRKQLPAPWSGLHGFITGSFVALVVIAVGTLLGRPAPPAAIARAWGERVRGR